The genomic region TCATCTCTAGTTTGACCTATAACTTCATATTCTCCATAATCCTTAACATAGACAATAAAAGTATGCCCCCCTGATACTACAAGTGATACAAAAGGTGGTTTTAAATCTTTATGTTCTATATAATTAGCTGATATGTGTCCTTCAATATGATTTACTCCAACTAAAGGCTTCTTTGATGAATATGCAAGTCCTTTCCCATATTGCAGACCAACCAAAAGGGCACCAACTAATCCTGGGCCATATGTAACTCCAATTGCATCTATATCTTTTAAACTAACTCCTGCTTTTTCTAATGCTTCCTTAACTACCTTATCAATTACTTCAATATGAATTCTTGAAGCTACTTCTGGTACAACTCCCCCATATACTTTATGTGTTTCTATTTGAGTTGCAATTATATTAGATAATACTTCTCTTCCGTTCTTTACTACAGCTGCAGCAGTTTCATCACAACTAGATTCTATTGATAATATTAATTTATCTTCCATAATTCTCCTCTTCCATATAACTATTTTTTATTTTATATTTTTTTGATAAAATATCTATAATACAATATAAAAAATTATTTATTATTAGTCTATTTGTTATTATATAATGAATGAAAAAAATATTCATTATATTTTATTAGAATTAATGGATTATTAAGGATTTACTAAGGTTTCTAAAGGAGTTTTTAATGAATATTTACGCAAAAGTTATAGTACCTGGATCACCAATTTCTAAATCTAATTTTAAATTACATAATAAGGATGGCAGAGCTATTCTTCCATATAATACGGGTAAGTCCTATGACAAATATGCTCTTTATGAGGAAGAAATAGCTTATCATGCAAGGTTGCAAAACCCAAATGTTGTTTTAGAGGAAGCCTTAATAGCTGTTTTAAAAGTTTACTATAAAAGTGAAAAAAGGCATCCTGATACTGCTAATATAACTAAAAGTATTTTTGATGGGGTTGAAAAAAGCGGTTTAATAGTAAATGATGCTCAAATTACTAAAATTATTACTGAGGAATATTACGATAAGGTAAACCCTCGATTTGAATTAGAATTTTTTGCAGAGAGCGAATTTACTCTTTCCTATTCTATTATTAAAAAAGATATCCCTAGTGATAAAAAAATATACACTTCTTTAAAAAAGAATATTAAAAATAAAATAAATTCTTCTGCTAAAAAAATCCCTAAGAAAAAGGCTGACTCTGAGGATTTAAATATAGGCAGCAAAAATAACACTTGCCATTTCTGCCAAAAAGAATTCTCTAAGGAAGATTTACTTAGCGCTGATAATGGAAAAACTATTTTTTGCAGAAATTGTTTTAGGAGGATGTTTTGAGTAAGAAAACTATAGTACTACTAGGTGATAGTTTAACTTATGGATATGGTGTCCATAAAAAAGAAAGCTGGGCTTATAAGTTGAATTACATTGAAAATCTTAATGTAATAAATAAAGGTGTTAATGGAAGCACTACTACAGATATGTTAAATAGATTTACAAAAGATGTTATTAATTTAAATCCTGATATAATATTTATTATGGGTGGAACAAATGATGTTTTATCTAATAAGAATTTATCCTTTGCAATAAATAATATAAGGCTTATGATTAAGGAAGGATTAACAATAA from Clostridium isatidis harbors:
- a CDS encoding RusA family crossover junction endodeoxyribonuclease is translated as MNIYAKVIVPGSPISKSNFKLHNKDGRAILPYNTGKSYDKYALYEEEIAYHARLQNPNVVLEEALIAVLKVYYKSEKRHPDTANITKSIFDGVEKSGLIVNDAQITKIITEEYYDKVNPRFELEFFAESEFTLSYSIIKKDIPSDKKIYTSLKKNIKNKINSSAKKIPKKKADSEDLNIGSKNNTCHFCQKEFSKEDLLSADNGKTIFCRNCFRRMF
- a CDS encoding GDSL-type esterase/lipase family protein; this encodes MSKKTIVLLGDSLTYGYGVHKKESWAYKLNYIENLNVINKGVNGSTTTDMLNRFTKDVINLNPDIIFIMGGTNDVLSNKNLSFAINNIRLMIKEGLTITKNIIIGIPPTVYKTNNSYFISFETYDYVFENLKKLRLDLINLCEELKVSYIDFFTETSLSEYYNDIFIDGVHLNALGNNLIYEKILTTIM